The Geovibrio ferrireducens genome contains the following window.
TCTCATACTACAGCCCCAGAGGAAGCTCCTATATTGTGGAGACTGCCATTTACCTTGAGGATTTCATATCCGAAAACCACGGAAGAGATGTGTATGACTACTATTTCCGGGACTACTTCAAGGAACTGGTAAGCTCATGCATTTATACAGAATCAGTGGATGTTTTCACAAAATTCCGCGTTTCAGGCTATTCGCTCTTCAATTCCGGGAGGGAGTTTCCCCTCGGAGGCGACTCCCCCATCAGCATCGGAACTGTTATTGAAAAGCGGCAGGGGAACAGGATTTATGAGTACTCTGTTTTCAGGCTGAGCAGTTCGGAAAGCGGTTTTGCTGAGACGTATTATCTGGAAATTATATATGACTTTGCCAAGGCGGGCGGTTCGGTAATGAAATCTGCTTATGCTGCCGTCTTTTTCGTGATTCTCTGCGGTGTTCTTCTGTTTATCCTGATGCACTGCTTTGTGTCAGGCCGCAGGCTTTCATCAGCGGGGCTAACCGCTGTGAACCCTCCGGATGAAGCCGGGGCAGACAGTCATGTGATGCCTGACAGCCGCCAGCCGTCCGGAGGTGAACCGGGTTACCGTATTCTGCTGGCGGATGATTCCGAGTACAACAGGTTCGTGGCTGAGTCATACCTTGAGGGAACAGGCTGTGCTCTGGATTACGCCGAAAACGGTTTTGCCGCACTGGAACTTTTTTCAAAGAACAGATACGACATGGTGCTGACCGATATACAGATGCCCCGCATGGACGGCTATGAACTCACAAAGGAGATACGCGCCTTTGAGGAGACAACAGGACTGAGGCGCACGCCCGTAATCGCCATAACTGCATATGACCTTGAGCGGGAGGCGAAAAGATGTCTGGAGGCGGGGTGCGATGCCTATGTGGCAAAGCCGCTTAACAAGGATATGCTGCTGAAAACAATGGCAATCTTCCGCGAGGGGCAGATAGAAAAACCGTCCATGCCCGAAAAGGGGGAGGACGGATTCATAGCTGTCAGTGTCAGGCCGGAGTTCAGGGACGTGACTCCCTTGTTCCTGAAAGACCTGAAAAATACTCCGCAGAAAATACGGGAGCTTCTGGATAAGGAT
Protein-coding sequences here:
- a CDS encoding response regulator, translated to MKKKNFILNFITAVILVSAASAFILHKADEAVRNIIEEQRKTVRAQAGDKLKSFDLFMLVIADRMEERAEKALLAADAILGESAAKGIPAEPDVLRRLADGLGVGEIYLINSNGVVFSTSSRREQGVSLTKAGKSLGDFINSLYGKGGFAHGRLSIGMVTGRPAMFSYYSPRGSSYIVETAIYLEDFISENHGRDVYDYYFRDYFKELVSSCIYTESVDVFTKFRVSGYSLFNSGREFPLGGDSPISIGTVIEKRQGNRIYEYSVFRLSSSESGFAETYYLEIIYDFAKAGGSVMKSAYAAVFFVILCGVLLFILMHCFVSGRRLSSAGLTAVNPPDEAGADSHVMPDSRQPSGGEPGYRILLADDSEYNRFVAESYLEGTGCALDYAENGFAALELFSKNRYDMVLTDIQMPRMDGYELTKEIRAFEETTGLRRTPVIAITAYDLEREAKRCLEAGCDAYVAKPLNKDMLLKTMAIFREGQIEKPSMPEKGEDGFIAVSVRPEFRDVTPLFLKDLKNTPQKIRELLDKDDFESIQFIGHRLKGEAKTFGFEPVSDYGLYIQGAAIRRNRKKIEETAEDLNEYASKIRLIFDKKSV